The following nucleotide sequence is from Bacillus thuringiensis.
CCATTCAGCACATGAAAAAACTGGAGAGATTTATGAATAGTCCTGTTACATCTGTTTTGTTTTTAATATTAGTTTTTGTATTTGTTATTGATTGGAACAACCTAACAAAATCAGATTATGTTTTAATGGGCGCAACTGTATTTTATGTACTGGCAACGCTATTCAATATGATTACAGAAATGATAAAAAAACGATTAGAAAAGTAGGTGAAAAATAATGAGTGAATTCCAAACAAAAGAAGAAGCTAAACAATTTGTAGATGAATATATTTTGACGTCTTCGGAGGTACTAGAGTTACTAGATATAAGTCGTTCTAGATTAAACCAATTGATAAAAGCTGAAAGATTGATTCCGTTAAAACAAGTAAAAATTGTTTCGTTGTTCTGGAAACCAGATGTAGAAAAATTAGGTGAAGAACTAAGTCCATTAAGACAGAAATATTATCCAGAGTAGAAATGATTTTTCACCCTTTGTTTTAGGGTGGAGTGATGAAGGCTGGGGTGAATTGGCGAGAGCCAAGAGGGGCTAGCCCCTTATAGCGTAAATGAATTTGGATAGAGATCCACTTTGATGGATCGGATGCATTGGCGGTTTTGGCGGTACAATGGCATGTGCAAGTCGACCAACCTAAAACTTTGTTTTAGGTATGGTCGACTTGGCACCATGCCAATACCGCCAAAATTTTTTTTATCAAGGGGAAAAGGGTGGAGATTTTTTGAGTGGTTTTCTCAAAAAATACTACCCGTACCTTGATGAAAAAAAAGCCTTTTGGCTTGAGGGATTTTGCCATGCAGCGGCATGGCTCGGCGA
It contains:
- a CDS encoding DNA-binding protein: MSEFQTKEEAKQFVDEYILTSSEVLELLDISRSRLNQLIKAERLIPLKQVKIVSLFWKPDVEKLGEELSPLRQKYYPE